One Pseudomonas sp. MH9.2 DNA segment encodes these proteins:
- a CDS encoding YceI family protein encodes MHTMTRLALLGVQALLGVLALPAHASWYLDNESSRLSFISTKNADTSEVHRFLVLHGKVDLKGMAELQVELDSVSSGIPLRDERMRDQLFEVKQFPSAQIAAQLDLRPINDLAPGAQLELRLPLTVTLHGASHRYSAELLATRLDDRRFQVVTLEPLVVHAEDFDLVPGLSALRKVAGLSAISLSVPVGAVLIFTAR; translated from the coding sequence ATGCACACGATGACCCGCCTGGCCCTCCTTGGCGTGCAGGCCCTGCTTGGAGTCCTGGCTTTGCCGGCCCACGCCAGTTGGTATCTGGATAACGAGTCATCGCGACTGTCGTTTATTTCCACCAAAAATGCTGACACGTCTGAAGTGCATCGCTTTCTCGTCTTGCACGGTAAGGTCGACCTGAAAGGCATGGCCGAACTTCAGGTCGAGCTCGACTCCGTCAGCAGTGGTATTCCCCTGCGCGACGAACGCATGCGTGATCAGTTGTTTGAGGTTAAACAGTTTCCTTCGGCGCAGATTGCCGCGCAACTCGACTTGCGGCCGATCAACGACCTGGCGCCCGGTGCTCAACTGGAACTGCGCCTGCCACTGACCGTCACCCTGCACGGCGCCTCCCACCGCTACAGTGCCGAACTGCTCGCCACCCGGCTTGATGATCGACGATTCCAAGTGGTCACCCTGGAGCCTTTAGTGGTGCATGCCGAGGATTTCGATTTGGTGCCTGGCCTGAGCGCTTTACGTAAGGTCGCCGGGTTGTCGGCAATCAGTTTGTCGGTACCGGTGGGTGCCGTGCTGATTTTCACGGCGCGCTGA
- a CDS encoding amidase: protein MNSHRWFVLRRPFSSLLLLVALLVAVLAWQNRVALRVFPSIISAYTAKEYCSCRYVTGNPADYCAAYVKQYVPSSLVDDVENKRVTATGFGRSSSAAWQNPRQGCQLDL from the coding sequence GTGAACAGCCACCGCTGGTTTGTCCTGCGCCGCCCATTCAGCAGCCTGCTGTTGCTGGTGGCCCTGCTGGTAGCCGTGTTGGCTTGGCAGAACCGTGTTGCATTGCGGGTTTTCCCGAGCATCATCAGTGCCTATACGGCCAAGGAGTATTGTTCGTGCCGATACGTGACGGGCAACCCTGCTGACTATTGCGCGGCGTACGTGAAGCAATACGTGCCCAGTAGTCTGGTCGATGACGTCGAGAATAAACGCGTGACCGCCACTGGCTTTGGCCGTAGCAGCAGCGCAGCATGGCAGAACCCGCGTCAGGGCTGTCAGCTGGATCTATGA